The following proteins are co-located in the Onychomys torridus chromosome 6, mOncTor1.1, whole genome shotgun sequence genome:
- the Mab21l1 gene encoding putative nucleotidyltransferase MAB21L1 — MIAAQAKLVYHLNKYYNEKCQARKAAIAKTIREVCKVVSDVLKEVEVQEPRFISSLNEMDNRYEGLEVISPTEFEVVLYLNQMGVFNFVDDGSLPGCAVLKLSDGRKRSMSLWVEFITASGYLSARKIRSRFQTLVAQAVDKCSYRDVVKMVADTSEVKLRIRDRYVVQITPAFKCTGIWPRSAAHWPLPHIPWPGPNRVAEVKAEGFNLLSKECHSLAGKQSSAESDAWVLQFAEAENRLQMGGCRKKCLSILKTLRDRHLELPGQPLNNYHMKTLVSYECEKHPRESDWDEACLGDRLNGILLQLISCLQCRRCPHYFLPNLDLFQGKPHSALENAAKQTWRLAREILTNPKSLEKL; from the coding sequence ATGATCGCGGCCCAGGCCAAGCTGGTCTACCACCTGAATAAGTACTACAACGAGAAATGCCAGGCCAGGAAAGCTGCCATCGCCAAAACCATCCGGGAAGTCTGCAAAGTGGTCTCCGACGTCCTGAAGGAGGTGGAGGTGCAGGAACCGCGCTTCATCAGCTCCCTCAACGAGATGGACAACCGCTATGAGGGCCTGGAGGTCATCTCTCCCACCGAGTTCGAGGTGGTACTCTATCTGAACCAGATGGGGGTGTTTAACTTCGTGGACGACGGCTCTCTGCCTGGCTGCGCGGTGCTGAAGCTGAGCGACGGGCGCAAGAGGAGCATGTCCCTCTGGGTGGAATTCATCACCGCCTCTGGCTACCTCTCCGCACGCAAAATCCGCTCCAGGTTTCAGACGCTGGTGGCTCAGGCGGTGGACAAGTGCAGCTACAGGGATGTAGTAAAGATGGTGGCTGACACGAGCGAAGTGAAACTGAGAATCCGCGATAGGTACGTGGTACAGATCACCCCGGCCTTTAAATGCACCGGGATCTGGCCGCGGAGTGCTGCCCACTGGCCGCTTCCCCACATCCCCTGGCCAGGACCCAACCGAGTGGCAGAGGTCAAGGCCGAGGGGTTCAATCTGTTGTCCAAGGAGTGCCACTCCCTGGCCGGCAAGCAGAGCTCGGCGGAGAGCGACGCTTGGGTGCTGCAGTTTGCAGAGGCTGAGAACAGACTGCAAATGGGGGGCTGCAGGAAGAAATGTCTCTCTATCCTGAAAACCCTACGCGACCGCCACCTGGAGTTGCCAGGCCAGCCCCTCAACAACTACCACATGAAGACTCTAGTGTCTTACGAGTGTGAGAAGCATCCCCGGGAGTCGGACTGGGACGAGGCTTGCCTGGGCGACCGGCTGAACGGAATCCTGCTGCAGCTCATCTCCTGCTTGCAGTGTCGGCGGTGTCCCCACTACTTCTTGCCGAACTTGGATCTGTTTCAAGGTAAACCGCACTCGGCTCTGGAAAACGCTGCTAAACAAACGTGGCGACTGGCAAGGGAGATCCTGACCAACCCCAAAAGTCTGGAAAAACTCTAG